TGGTTTTTTTCCGCCACCACTCACATCTTTCCGTGTCTTTGTTGATGCTGTCCCCCTTCTTCGATTTGCAAGTTGCATCTTTATCACATCATGAATAAGATTGGGTTTCACCTCACACATAAATATTTCGTCTTTAATCTCAACTTCCCCTATCTTTTCACCTTTTATATCCAATATATCCGCTTTTGCCATAAAGAACTCCTAAGACTTAATCTCCACGTCAACCCCTGCTGCAAGTTCCAGCTTCATAAGGGCATCTACAGTCTGCTGGGTTGGTTCAACAATATCTATTAACCTCTTATGGGTTCTTATCTCAAATTGTTCCCTTGATTTCTTGTCTATGTGAGGGGATCTCAATACGCAAAATTTCTGAATCCTTGTAGGCA
Above is a window of Pseudomonadota bacterium DNA encoding:
- the rpsJ gene encoding 30S ribosomal protein S10, translated to MRQRIRICLKAFDHRLLDQSVKEIVEAAKKTGAQVIGPVPLPTRIQKFCVLRSPHIDKKSREQFEIRTHKRLIDIVEPTQQTVDALMKLELAAGVDVEIKS